The sequence GCTGACGGTATAAGAATTCGGTCAGATGGTGAACCACTGACAATTGTACTTTGGGATGCTATCAAAAGAATTCCCTTGAGCGAGATCGTGGCGGAGTACTGGAGAAATGTAGGAGTCCAAGTAACAATTAATCCTAGTACGCGAGAAGCATTCAAACAAGCACTGATTGCGAACGAAGTCCACGCATCGGTTTGGTTTGCTGACGTTGTTGCAGAAAAAGATATGTACCAAAGGCCAATATGGTTTCGGCCACCTTACGGTATCGATTCAACTCCAGTTGGTGGTGGCTTGGCTTGGAGAGAATGGTGGTTTACGAAGGGTATGAAGGGAGAAAAGCCTGAGGATCAATATTTCATAGATCAAATGGATTTAGTTGGTAAATGGCAAATGACTAAAATGGGCTCAGCAGATTATCATTCCCTTGGAAAGGAAATTGTGAAAAGGACATTGGAACGAATGTACCATATTGGTACTGTTGGAGAAGCACCTGAAGTATTTGTGAGGGCAAAGAATCTAATAAATTTCCCACCAGATGAGGGAACTGTTTATATAAATCATCTTGTAAGTGGTCATTCAGACCAGTGGTATCTTCAATAAAAGAATAAGCCTTTGGAAGAAATCTGTGTTAGAAGAAATCTTTGATAATAATCATAAAAGAAAGGAAAATAAAATATAAATTTAGATAATGAAAAGAAAGAGCTGAAAGCTTTTTACCATAAGTGCATGGGGTTGAGTGTACAATTAAAAGAATAAAGTAAAATTAAGCTTCCAAAAAAAGATTATTATGAATTGCTGGTAGTGAATAATCTGCCAGCAATAAACATCACTTGATGTGAAATTATTGAATACAAAATACAGATAAAATCTCACGAAGAATCAAAATTCCCCGCCTAATTACCCGTAGTAAATCAAAAAGACTCCTCAGAATTATCAAGTTTAGTAAATAGAAATAGGTATTTACGCCTATTCTTTTGGCGCATAATTGATAGGCCACTCAAAAGCAATAAAAAGTTAAATAGGTAAATATAATTCAATCCTAACAGGTTATATAAAATAGGATTTTAATTCAGTAGGTTAAATCAAAATTAAATTTTCAAGAAATTTGCCAAAAGATATTAATCAAACAAAAAAATCTAAATAAATATGAAAATTAAAAGAAAACTATTTATTATTTGAAATTCGGTAATTTGGAAAAAATGAATAAATGAAAAATCATTTAAAATTTAAAAAAAAGTATAAAAAGTATAAAAATGAAAGATTTGAAAAGAATATTTTGGTTGTTCTGTACATGAAAATTCAGTTCAAAACAATTTAGTTATTTAGATGAATTAGAAAATACTTAACAAAAAAATATTTAAAATTTAAAAAGATCAGTAGGAAAATGTTGAATTTTCTTTTAAAAAGACTTGTCTACATGATAATTGTCTTAGGCTTGGTATCAATTGCTTCATTCTACATTGTCAACTTACCACCCGGAAGCTGGATTGAAAGTTACGCTATCGAATTAGATAATAGTGGGGAAATGGTTGATGAAGAAGAGTTAATATACCTAACTGAAAGATATGGATTAGACCAACCCATTCATATTCAATACCTGAGATGGATGGTTCCTATACTAACCGAGGGTGATTTTGGTCAGTCTTTCGAATGGCAAAAACCTGTATGGAGTCTCATTAAGGAAAGACTGTTTTTAACAATGGTAATTTCTACTCTTTCCTTGGTTTTCATATATTTAATATCGATCCCAATAGCACTTTACTCTGCAACAAATCAATATTCATTTTTTGACTATATATTTACATTTCTGGGTCTCATTGGGTTAGCAATTCCAAATTTCTTACTTGCTTTAATTCTTATGATTGGCCTGACGCACTTATTTGATTTCTCACCTGGTGGTTTGTTCTCACCTGAATACTTACGAGCTGAATGGAGTTCATTAAAATTCTTGGATCTTTTGAAGCATTTGCCAGTACCAATTATTGTGATCGGAACCGCTGGAACTGCAGGAATCATCAGAATTCTCAGAAGTCTTCTGCTGGATGAACTTGAAAAACAGTACGTAAGTACTGCACGAGCTAAAGGTGTGCATGAATGGAAATTAATATTGAAATACCCCTTCCGTATGGCGCTCAATCCTATTTTAAGTACTATCGGAACTCTCTTGCCTTCAATTGTCTCAGGTTCAGCCATAGTTTCGGTTGTACTCGGACTACCTACAACTGGGCCATTACTGCTAAGAGCGTTGATTGCGCAGGATACTTATGCAGCATCCAGTATGTTAATGATGTTAGGGGTATTAACAGTTATTGGTATATTTTTATCTGATATTCTATTGATGATACTTGATCCTAGAATAAGGTTCGAAAAATCAAATTAATTACCCAACATGCCATTTGAAACTCCAAAAAAAGATGTTTATTCCCAAAAAGAACTTATTATCAATAAGTTTAAGAAACATAAGTTTGCAGTTTACTCTTTCTACTTCTTAATATTCTTATACATAACAACAACTTTTGCAGAATTCTTTTCTCCATATCCGACCTTTCAAAGGAATCGGGAATTTCTTTATGCTCCCCCTTCATCTCTACATTTTTTTGATAAATCTGGCAAATTTTCGTTACTTCCTTTCGTTTACGATCTCAAGGGTGAATTAGATATTAAAACATTTCAGCGAACTTATTTTGAGAATGATAAAAAACGATACCATCTTGTCCTTCTTCCAAAGGTTGAAGCATATGGAATTCTCTTCTTTACACTAAATAGAAAATTTATTGGTATTGAAGATGGTGGGCAGTTGTTCTTTATGGGAACTGATGGACTAGGTAGGGACATTTTTAGCAGAACCCTTTATGGTATAAGGACATCGTTATATGTTGGTTTAGTTGGTTTATTCTTTGGCTTGATACTCGGTTTATTCTTTGGTGGTATTTCAGGATATTACGGTGGTAGTATTGATAATTTAATTCAAAGATTTATTGAATTTATTCAATCATTACCAACCTTACCACTTTGGATGGCTTTGGCAACACTAGTGCCTCCAGATTGGTCACCAATTCAGGTCTATTTTAGTATTTCTATTGTTTTAGCTATCATTGGCTGGACAGGCTTAGCTAGAGTTGTAAGAGGTAAGTTAATTAGTTTGAGAGAGGAAGATTACGTTCTGGCGGCAAAAGTTTGTGGTGCACGTGAGTCAGATATTATTCTAAAGCACCTGCTTCCTGGGTTTTCCAGCTATTTGATTGTTCACCTCACACTTGCTATTCCAAGTATGATCCTTGGTGAAACATCACTTAGTTTTCTAGGTTTAGGTATTCGCCCGCCCGCTGTAAGTCTTGGCACATTATTGCAAGATGCTCAAAATGTTCAAACAGTAACAATGAATCCATGGCTCCTTTTTCCTGGCATGTTTGTGATTATTATTGTTCTAGCATTTAATTTTTTGGGAGATGGTATTAGGGATGCCACTGATCCTTACAAGCACCACTAATCACTATGATAAAAGTCGAAAGTAAATTACTAGAAACTATTGATTTGAGTACTACTCTTAATGTCGATGAGGGCAGATTGGTCGCCGTTGACCATATGGACGTTTCTGTCCACCGGGGAGAAACCTTGGGAATAGTTGGTGAATCTGGGTGTGGCAAGAGTATGTTTGCTCAATCAATCCTAAGAATAGAACCTAAATATGCTCAGATTAGGGGAGAAATTAATCTTTATTCTGAGCTTGGCAACAAAATTGATTTAGCGAATTTTGCTCGGAACTCTGGCGATCTGAGAAAAGTAAGAGGTGGTAGAGTTAGTATGATCTTTCAGGAACCAATGTCAGCTTTTTCTGTATTGCATACAATTGGCAATCAATTGAAAGAAGCTATCTTTCTTCACAAAACTACTAACGAAACTGAGGCTGAAAGAATTGCTTCTACCGCATTGGAACGAGTTGGAATTCCCAACCCAAGACAACGCCTTAAAGATTATCCACATCACTTTTCTGGTGGTATGCGACAACGGGCAATGATTGCCATGGCTCTTTCGTGTGAACCTGAATTGTTAATTGCTGATGAACCGACGACTGCTTTGGACGTCACGATACAAGCACAAATACTGAGCCTAATGAAAGAGCTCCAAAATGAAACTGGAATGGCCATTATTTATATTAGCCACGATCTGGGTGTCATAGCTAACATGGTTGATAAGGTAATTGTGATGTACTTGGGTAAAATAGTAGAACGGTCTTCAGTAAGAAATTTATTTGACAATCCTTTGCACCCTTATACGAAAGCCCTGATTGACTCTATTCCACGGATTGGTAAGACCAAGAAACAAAAGTTATTTTCAATCAAAGGGGTTGTTCCTGCTCCATTAGAAAATCGGAGTGGTTGTGACTTTTATGGGCGGTGTGAAAAAGCTATTCATAATCTTTGTAATAAGAAATCACCACTTTTGTCTGAAATTAACAAAAATCATGAAGTAAGAT is a genomic window of SAR324 cluster bacterium containing:
- a CDS encoding ABC transporter permease, with protein sequence MLNFLLKRLVYMIIVLGLVSIASFYIVNLPPGSWIESYAIELDNSGEMVDEEELIYLTERYGLDQPIHIQYLRWMVPILTEGDFGQSFEWQKPVWSLIKERLFLTMVISTLSLVFIYLISIPIALYSATNQYSFFDYIFTFLGLIGLAIPNFLLALILMIGLTHLFDFSPGGLFSPEYLRAEWSSLKFLDLLKHLPVPIIVIGTAGTAGIIRILRSLLLDELEKQYVSTARAKGVHEWKLILKYPFRMALNPILSTIGTLLPSIVSGSAIVSVVLGLPTTGPLLLRALIAQDTYAASSMLMMLGVLTVIGIFLSDILLMILDPRIRFEKSN
- a CDS encoding ABC transporter permease — translated: MPFETPKKDVYSQKELIINKFKKHKFAVYSFYFLIFLYITTTFAEFFSPYPTFQRNREFLYAPPSSLHFFDKSGKFSLLPFVYDLKGELDIKTFQRTYFENDKKRYHLVLLPKVEAYGILFFTLNRKFIGIEDGGQLFFMGTDGLGRDIFSRTLYGIRTSLYVGLVGLFFGLILGLFFGGISGYYGGSIDNLIQRFIEFIQSLPTLPLWMALATLVPPDWSPIQVYFSISIVLAIIGWTGLARVVRGKLISLREEDYVLAAKVCGARESDIILKHLLPGFSSYLIVHLTLAIPSMILGETSLSFLGLGIRPPAVSLGTLLQDAQNVQTVTMNPWLLFPGMFVIIIVLAFNFLGDGIRDATDPYKHH
- a CDS encoding ABC transporter ATP-binding protein, coding for MIKVESKLLETIDLSTTLNVDEGRLVAVDHMDVSVHRGETLGIVGESGCGKSMFAQSILRIEPKYAQIRGEINLYSELGNKIDLANFARNSGDLRKVRGGRVSMIFQEPMSAFSVLHTIGNQLKEAIFLHKTTNETEAERIASTALERVGIPNPRQRLKDYPHHFSGGMRQRAMIAMALSCEPELLIADEPTTALDVTIQAQILSLMKELQNETGMAIIYISHDLGVIANMVDKVIVMYLGKIVERSSVRNLFDNPLHPYTKALIDSIPRIGKTKKQKLFSIKGVVPAPLENRSGCDFYGRCEKAIHNLCNKKSPLLSEINKNHEVRCFLY